A single window of Eucalyptus grandis isolate ANBG69807.140 chromosome 1, ASM1654582v1, whole genome shotgun sequence DNA harbors:
- the LOC120288221 gene encoding protein VAPYRIN-like, which yields MDRLISLEPSNTVVIRIEPGQKCCGELTLRNVMYTMPVAFKLQPENKSRYTVKPHSGIIAPLSTLAVEITYHFPPGSALPFPECDDLFLLHSVVAPGAAVRSSSSAFEVPSDWFAARKKQVFIDSGLRVVFVGSPIVVRLVAEGLMDEIREVMERSDPAWKLVDSVDEHGETSLHLAIAQGRPDLVQLLLEFEPNLEAPNRSSGYSPLEAAAAAGQTLIAELLLARRASIERSETSNRGPVHLATGGGHTEVLKLLLLKGADLNALTKDGKTALHVAVEEQRRDCARLLLSGGAKPDVHDGKDGDTPLHIAASYGDESMVKLLLQKGANKDVRNRSGKTAYDVAAEHGHAKLFDALKLGDRLCAAARKGEARQIHRLLENGAAINGRDQHGWTALHRASFKGHTEAVRALLEKGIDIDAKDEDGYTALHCATESGHMEVAELLVKKGADAEGRTNKGLSALQIAESLAYAGISRVLGHGGACKDGSTHIAGGATSLLGGVGGGSLGRDAECGELKKRQISRRRKGLRGSVDLSRQIAVL from the coding sequence ATGGACAGGCTCATAAGCTTGGAGCCGTCGAACACGGTCGTCATCCGGATCGAGCCGGGACAGAAGTGCTGCGGCGAGCTCACCCTGCGGAACGTGATGTACACCATGCCGGTCGCGTTCAAGCTCCAGCCGGAGAACAAGAGCCGCTACACGGTGAAGCCTCACTCGGGGATCATCGCCCCGCTCTCGACGCTGGCCGTGGAAATCACCTATCACTTCCCGCCCGGCTCGGCCCTCCCGTTCCCCGAATGCGACGACCTGTTCCTCCTCCACAGCGTCGTGGCCCCCGGCGCGGCGGTGAGGAGCTCCAGCTCCGCCTTCGAGGTCCCCAGCGATTGGTTCGCCGCCAGGAAGAAGCAAGTGTTCATCGACAGCGGCCTGAGGGTCGTGTTCGTCGGCTCGCCGATCGTGGTTCGGCTCGTGGCGGAAGGTTTGATGGACGAGATTAGGGAGGTGATGGAGCGGAGCGATCCGGCTTGGAAGCTCGTGGACTCCGTCGACGAGCACGGCGAGACGTCGCTCCACCTGGCCATCGCGCAGGGCCGACCCGACCTCGTCCAGTTGCTTCTTGAATTCGAGCCGAACCTGGAGGCTCCTAACCGATCGTCGGGATACAGCCCCCTCGAGGCGGCCGCTGCCGCCGGACAGACTCTGATCGCGGAGCTCCTGTTGGCTCGGCGAGCGAGCATTGAACGGTCGGAGACGTCGAACCGGGGCCCTGTTCACCTCGCCACGGGCGGCGGACATACGGAGGTGTTGAAGCTCCTCTTGCTGAAAGGAGCCGACCTGAATGCTCTCACCAAGGACGGCAAGACGGCCTTGCACGTCGCCGTGGAGGAGCAGAGACGGGATTGCGCGAGGCTCTTGTTGAGCGGCGGAGCCAAGCCCGACGTGCACGACGGCAAAGACGGCGACACGCCCTTGCACATTGCGGCGAGCTATGGAGACGAGAGCATGGTGAAGCTCCTGCTGCAGAAAGGAGCCAACAAAGACGTCCGCAACAGGAGCGGCAAGACCGCCTACGACGTCGCGGCGGAGCACGGCCACGCGAAGCTCTTCGACGCCCTGAAGTTAGGGGACAGGCTGTGCGCAGCGGCGAGGAAAGGAGAAGCGCGGCAGATCCACCGGCTTCTCGAGAACGGGGCCGCGATCAACGGCCGCGACCAGCACGGGTGGACGGCGCTGCACCGCGCCTCGTTCAAGGGACACACCGAGGCGGTCAGGGCTCTGCTCGAGAAGGGAATCGACATCGACGCGAAGGACGAAGACGGATACACGGCCTTGCACTGCGCGACCGAGTCGGGGCACATGGAGGTGGCGGAGCTGCTAGTGAAGAAAGGCGCCGACGCGGAGGGAAGGACCAACAAGGGCCTGAGCGCGCTTCAAATTGCCGAGTCACTGGCTTACGCGGGGATCTCGAGGGTACTCGGGCACGGCGGCGCGTGCAAGGACGGGAGCACCCATATCGCGGGCGGCGCCACTTCGCTCCTCGGTGGCGTCGGAGGAGGATCCTTGGGTCGAGATGCCGAATGCGGAGAGCTAAAGAAGAGGCAGATCAGTCGGAGAAGAAAGGGACTTCGCGGCAGCGTCGATTTGTCAAGGCAAATTGCTGTGCTCTAA
- the LOC104443160 gene encoding protein SRC1-like produces the protein MAGIIHKIGEALHMGGHKKEEEHKPEGHDHPKPEEHKPEGHGHGHDHDHKGEHHGEDHKKEGLVEKIKDKIHSDDHGDMVEKKKKKDKKKHEHGHEHEHGHSSSSSDSDSD, from the coding sequence atgGCAGGAATCATTCACAAGATTGGAGAGGCCCTCCACATGGGAGGCcacaagaaggaggaggaacaCAAGCCGGAGGGGCATGACCACCCCAAGCCTGAAGAGCACAAGCCGGAGGGCCACGGCCATGGCCACGACCACGACCACAAGGGGGAGCACCACGGAGAGGATCACAAGAAAGAGGGGTTGGTGGAGAAGATCAAGGACAAGATCCACAGTGACGATCATGGTGACATggtggaaaagaagaagaagaaggacaagaagaagCACGAGCACGGCCATGAACATGAGCATGGccacagcagcagcagcagtgaCAGCGATAGCGATTGA
- the LOC104443168 gene encoding FH protein interacting protein FIP2 isoform X1: MSIQLADSSSIVRLSIGGKKFSTTVDTLSQREPDSMLAAMFSGRHVVCRDPDTGYVFVDRDGKHFRHILNWLRDGVIPTLSDSDYSQLLREAEYYQLLGLMDGIHSLVSKKREEDKDELDSELTRTDIIKCIQSEKVRFRGVNLSGLDLSKLDLSYVDFSYACLKNVFFSRANLQCAKFRDVDAEGSIFHNATLRECEFTGANLHGALLAGANLQSANLQDACLSDCSFCGADLRSAHLQTADLTNANLEGANLEGANLKGAKLSNANLRGANLQRAYLRHVDLRETHLEGAKLDGANLLGAIR, translated from the exons ATGAGCATCCAGCTTGCCGATTCTTCCTCCATCGTTCGCCTCAGCATCG GTGGTAAGAAGTTTTCCACGACCGTGGACACGCTGAGTCAGCGGGAACCCGATTCAATGCTGGCAGCCATGTTCAGTGGGCGCCATGTGGTGTGCCGAGATCCAGACACG GGATATGTCTTTGTTGATCGAGATGGGAAACACTTCAGACATATTCTAAACTGGTTAAGGGATGGTGTCATTCCCACTTTATCAGACTCTGACTACTCGCAGCTTCTGCGTGAGGCAGAATATTATCAACTACTG gGACTAATGGATGGAATTCATTCTCTTGTGAGTAAGAAGAGGGAAGAGGATAAGGATGAGTTGGACTCGGAACTGACAAGAACTGATATTATCAAGTGTATACAATCAGAAAAAGTCAGATTTAGGGGGGTTAATCTATCTGGGCTTGATCTTTCCAAGCTG GACCTGTCATATGTAGATTTCAGCTATGCTTGTCTCAAAAATGTCTTCTTTTCGCGAGCTAATTTGCAATGTGCAAAATTCCGG GATGTGGATGCTGAAGGATCCATATTTCACAATGCTACCTTGCGTGA ATGTGAATTTACTGGAGCTAATCTTCACGGGGCTTTATTAGCTGGTGCAAATCTTCAGAGTGCAAATCTACAAG ATGCCTGTCTGAGTGATTGTAGCTTCTGTGGAGCAGACTTGCGATCCGCACATCTGCAG ACTGCTGATTTAACCAATGCCAACTTAGAGGGAGCCAATTTGGAGGGAGCCAACTTAAAG GGGGCTAAATTAAGCAATGCAAATTTAAGAGGTGCAAACCTGCAAAGAGCATACCTACGCCATGTAGATCTTCGAGAGACG CATTTGGAAGGTGCAAAGCTTGATGGTGCCAATTTGCTTGGGGCGATTAGATAA
- the LOC104443168 gene encoding FH protein interacting protein FIP2 isoform X2, producing MSIQLADSSSIVRLSIGGKKFSTTVDTLSQREPDSMLAAMFSGRHVVCRDPDTGYVFVDRDGKHFRHILNWLRDGVIPTLSDSDYSQLLREAEYYQLLGLMDGIHSLVSKKREEDKDELDSELTRTDIIKCIQSEKVRFRGVNLSGLDLSKLDLSYVDFSYACLKNVFFSRANLQCAKFRDVDAEGSIFHNATLRECEFTGANLHGALLAGANLQSANLQDACLSDCSFCGADLRSAHLQTADLTNANLEGANLEGANLKGAKLSNANLRGANLQRAYLRHVDLRETVGWM from the exons ATGAGCATCCAGCTTGCCGATTCTTCCTCCATCGTTCGCCTCAGCATCG GTGGTAAGAAGTTTTCCACGACCGTGGACACGCTGAGTCAGCGGGAACCCGATTCAATGCTGGCAGCCATGTTCAGTGGGCGCCATGTGGTGTGCCGAGATCCAGACACG GGATATGTCTTTGTTGATCGAGATGGGAAACACTTCAGACATATTCTAAACTGGTTAAGGGATGGTGTCATTCCCACTTTATCAGACTCTGACTACTCGCAGCTTCTGCGTGAGGCAGAATATTATCAACTACTG gGACTAATGGATGGAATTCATTCTCTTGTGAGTAAGAAGAGGGAAGAGGATAAGGATGAGTTGGACTCGGAACTGACAAGAACTGATATTATCAAGTGTATACAATCAGAAAAAGTCAGATTTAGGGGGGTTAATCTATCTGGGCTTGATCTTTCCAAGCTG GACCTGTCATATGTAGATTTCAGCTATGCTTGTCTCAAAAATGTCTTCTTTTCGCGAGCTAATTTGCAATGTGCAAAATTCCGG GATGTGGATGCTGAAGGATCCATATTTCACAATGCTACCTTGCGTGA ATGTGAATTTACTGGAGCTAATCTTCACGGGGCTTTATTAGCTGGTGCAAATCTTCAGAGTGCAAATCTACAAG ATGCCTGTCTGAGTGATTGTAGCTTCTGTGGAGCAGACTTGCGATCCGCACATCTGCAG ACTGCTGATTTAACCAATGCCAACTTAGAGGGAGCCAATTTGGAGGGAGCCAACTTAAAG GGGGCTAAATTAAGCAATGCAAATTTAAGAGGTGCAAACCTGCAAAGAGCATACCTACGCCATGTAGATCTTCGAGAGACG GTCGGATGGATGTGA
- the LOC104414176 gene encoding uncharacterized protein LOC104414176 codes for MRRERQLCKAEREISEALLPHFLQLPKCGDEREKRKKKRREAIASTERTMATKRKHLSSIANDVVQKCALQVGTAVNRLVEEFEAEWKPDSVSYSTKFVEFCSSKALLDLCPSIGEKISDGSFSRLTFDMMLAWEMPSFADEEPVRESMGKEKEEKKRVIKVPQEDDEIPLFYSDLMPLLVDHGPNAGEDAFVWLASLFPLVADIANGKFTFETLTAPTGSHLHFPAYDKYLKEIDKCIGYLQKQGVPRGVDLADDELILHVEGTASTQRVVRHIGGQSWPGRLTLTNYALYFEASGVITYEDAIKIDLSKDTEHTVKPAATGPFGAPLFDKAMVYESPELSEGIVLEFPEITSSTRRDHWLALAKEIMLMHKFLSRQNVESPSQAWEIHSRTILGIVRLHAAREMLRISPPLSRNFLIFALFDELPKGDYVLEELAESLKKDGSRQPCSASSILRTINMSISRLPDTKFEEAGKECTSAGVQDDNYLSLTTAINNVREEARETEIAKASTEGLKEEGIGNSAAVLMELLKRVKEAILPKFQEILTWQRPMMTLAIIAVALVIIYKEWINKAIAAGLFWLVLKMHHVRKERKEHQREGIVVCTASDQSTVDSIVSAQRGLQTVHDMVQEVNITLLKLWSIFLGRTRKHAEMVMMVTCAVAIAIAVIPLKYIFMGATLYGLVTTSKWGKRFQDDRSKRRLKEWWDSIPAVPVRVVDRAEDCPVDNSKLS; via the exons ATGCGGCGAGAACGACAGCTGTGCAAAGCAGAGAGAGAAATATCGGAAGCTCTCCTTCCTCACTTCCTGCAACTCCCAAAGTGcggagacgagagagagaagagaaagaagaagaggagagaagcGATAGCGAGCACCGAACGAACGATGGCGACGAAGAGGAAGCATCTATCCTCCATCGCGAACGACGTCGTGCAGAAATGCGCACT GCAAGTAGGTACTGCTGTCAATAGATTGGTGGAAGAGTTTGAAGCTGAATGGAAGCCCGATTCAGTCAGTTACTCTACAAAGTTCGTAGAGTTTTGTAGCTCAAAAGCTCTCCTTGACCTGTGTCCAAGCATAGGTGAAAAGATAAGTGATGGATCTTTCAGCCGGCTGACATTCGACATGATGCTTGCATGGGAAATGCCCAGTTTTGCTGATGAGGAGCCTGTACGA GAGTCAatggggaaagagaaagaagagaagaaacgAGTGATAAAGGTGCCTCAAGAAGATGATGAAATCCCTCTGTTCTACTCAGACCTTATGCCACTACTT gTTGACCATGGGCCTAATGCTGGAGAAGACGCATTTGTGTGGTTGGCATCCTTGTTTCCCTTGGTTGCAGACATAGCCAATGGGAAATTTACCTTTGAAACTCTTACAGCACCTACAGGAAGTCATCTCCATTTTCCTGCATATGATAAATATCTGAAAGAGATTGACAA ATGCATTGGGTATTTGCAAAAACAGGGAGTGCCAAGGGGTGTTGACCTAGCAGATGACGAATTAATTTTGCATGTCGAAGGAACTGCAAGCACGCAAAGAGTTGTTCGTCATATTGGAGGACAGAGCTGGCCTG GTAGACTCACCTTAACAAATTATGCTCTCTACTTCGAGGCTTCGGGAGTCATCACGTATGAAGATGCAATTAAGATCGACCTTTCAAAGGACACTGAACATACTGTGAAACCTGCTGCTACAGGGCCCTTCGGGGCTCCACTTTTTGACAAGGCTATGGTGTATGAGTCCCCTGAACT aTCAGAGGGAATTGTTCTGGAGTTTCCAGAGATAACAAGTTCTACAAGACGTGACCACTGGCTAGCTCTTGCGAAGGAGATAATGCTGATGCACAAGTTTTTGTCCAGACAAAATGTGGAGAGCCCATCACAAGCATGGGAAATACATTCACGGACAATATTGGGAATCGTAAGGCTCCATGCAGCAAGAGAGATGCTAAGGATATCGCCTCCTCTTTCCAGAAATTTCCtgatttttgctttgtttgatGAGTTACCAAAGGGTGACTATGTGCTTGAAGAACTGGCGGAGAGCCTAAAGAAGGATGGAAGCAGACAACCTTGCAGTGCTAGTTCAATATTGAGGACTATCAACATGTCAATATCGAGGCTCCCAGATACGAAATTTGAAGAAGCAGGCAAGGAGTGTACCTCAGCTGGTGTCCAAGATGACAACTACTTATCATTGACGACAGCTATCAACAATGTTAGAGAGGAAGCAAGAGAAACTGAAATTGCAAAGGCTTCCACGGAGGGGTTGAAAGAGGAAGGGATCGGCAATAGTGCTGCTGTTCTTATG GAACTCTTAAAGCGAGTGAAAGAAGCCATCTTGCccaaatttcaagaaatacTAACATGGCAAAGGCCAATGATGACCCTCGCAATTATTGCAGTAGCTCTTGTGATAATCTATAA GGAGTGGATCAATAAGGCTATAGCAGCTGGCTTGTTTTGGCTTGTATTGAAGATGCACCATGtgaggaaagagaggaaagaacaCCAAAGAGAGGGGATTGTAGTGTGCACAGCATCTGACCAGAGTACGGTGGACAGCATAGTATCAGCTCAGCGTGGGCTGCAAACAGTCCATGATATGGTGCAGGAAGTAAACATCACTCTGCTAAAACTTTGGTCAATATTTCTTGGGAGGACTCGTAAG CATGCTgagatggtgatgatggtgacgTGCGCTGTGGCCATTGCAATAGCAGTGATACCACTGAAGTATATCTTTATGGGAGCCACACTGTATGGTCTCGTGACGACATCGAAATGGGGGAAGCGCTTCCAAGACGACCGTTCAAAGAGACGGCTCAAAGAATGGTGGGACTCCATACCAGCTGTGCCTGTGCGCGTCGTCGACAGAGCCGAGGACTGTCCCGTTGATAACAGCAAGCTCTCGTAG